A window from Sphingobacteriales bacterium encodes these proteins:
- a CDS encoding cation transporter, producing the protein MQKTTFKISKMDCPSEEQMIRMKLADLTNINSLDFDIANRQLTVFHTDNHDQIFQRLDNLKFDTSIIDSVSVDNYTATTENTDRERKLLWQVLAINFFFFALELTTGFISNSMGLVADSLDMLADSIVYGLALFAVGGTMTRKKNIAKSAGYLQLTLAVFGFIEVIRRFLGMEAVPAFQTMIIISILALIGNGLCLYLLQKSKSKEAHMQASMIFTSNDVIVNLGVIVAGGLVYLTNSKYPDLIVGTIVFFIVGQGAFKILKLSK; encoded by the coding sequence ATGCAGAAAACGACATTTAAAATATCAAAAATGGACTGCCCATCCGAAGAACAAATGATACGGATGAAACTTGCCGACTTGACAAACATCAACTCGTTAGACTTTGATATTGCAAACAGACAACTGACCGTTTTTCATACAGACAACCACGACCAAATTTTTCAGCGACTTGACAACTTAAAGTTTGACACTTCTATTATTGACAGCGTTTCGGTAGACAATTACACAGCTACAACAGAGAACACAGACAGAGAAAGAAAATTACTTTGGCAGGTTTTAGCGATTAACTTTTTCTTTTTTGCACTTGAACTAACGACAGGTTTTATTTCAAATTCAATGGGACTTGTGGCGGATAGTTTGGATATGCTTGCCGATAGCATTGTTTACGGACTTGCACTCTTTGCAGTTGGTGGGACAATGACACGAAAAAAGAACATCGCAAAATCAGCAGGTTATTTACAATTGACACTTGCCGTTTTCGGTTTCATTGAAGTTATAAGACGATTTTTAGGAATGGAAGCAGTTCCAGCATTTCAGACAATGATTATTATTTCAATTCTTGCACTTATCGGCAATGGACTTTGCTTATATCTATTACAAAAAAGCAAAAGCAAGGAAGCACATATGCAAGCAAGTATGATTTTCACATCTAATGATGTAATCGTAAATCTCGGAGTAATTGTTGCTGGCGGACTTGTTTACTTGACAAACTCAAAATATCCCGACCTTATCGTTGGGACAATAGTATTTTTCATCGTTGGACAAGGAGCATTTAAAATTCTAAAACTATCAAAATGA
- a CDS encoding TIGR00341 family protein, which translates to MSNKMFDFISLHQGEEKRESVLENIKQSISFRGSNLWILACAIVIASVGLNVNSTAVVIGAMLISPLMGPIVGAGFALAVFDFELLKRCGKNLLIATIVSLVVSAIYFFISPFKDAQPELLARISPTIYDVLIAFFGGLVGVIALTRVEKGNPIPGVAIATALMPPLCTAGYGLAMGNYSYFFGAFYLYSINCFFICIATYFIVRYLKYTPVQFKNIRFEKQIRYGISFLLLLMIVPSFYLAYNLLKEKQFNDNVSKFIENEFTANGYTIIFKEIKYNTSPKKIELAFLSKRFSNEEEKQLNHRLNQYQIFNTSLIFKQGTQDLKKEILNELGTQNKALSEKDIIINNLQNEIKEFKFDDTETYKEIGILFPEAKNVSIGKFLLFPNSDSAKIETVVLFHHQEKEEIDTLKLKKWLIQKLSTNNIKLVELDKN; encoded by the coding sequence ATGAGTAATAAAATGTTTGATTTCATCAGCCTGCATCAAGGCGAAGAAAAAAGAGAATCCGTTTTAGAAAATATAAAGCAGAGTATTTCTTTCAGGGGTTCAAACTTGTGGATATTGGCATGTGCGATAGTTATCGCATCCGTTGGTTTAAATGTTAATTCAACAGCAGTTGTAATTGGCGCCATGCTTATTTCGCCTTTAATGGGACCAATAGTAGGTGCTGGATTCGCCTTAGCTGTATTTGATTTTGAACTTCTTAAAAGATGTGGTAAAAATTTATTAATTGCAACCATAGTCAGTTTAGTGGTTTCTGCTATTTATTTTTTTATTAGTCCATTCAAAGACGCTCAACCGGAATTGTTAGCCAGAATATCACCTACTATTTATGATGTGTTAATTGCTTTTTTTGGTGGGTTAGTCGGTGTAATAGCTTTGACAAGGGTAGAAAAAGGCAATCCTATTCCCGGGGTAGCGATTGCTACTGCATTAATGCCGCCACTTTGTACGGCTGGATATGGTTTAGCAATGGGTAATTATTCCTATTTCTTTGGTGCATTTTATTTATACAGTATTAATTGTTTTTTCATATGTATTGCCACTTATTTTATTGTTCGATATCTAAAATACACACCGGTTCAATTTAAGAACATAAGATTTGAAAAACAAATAAGATACGGGATTTCTTTCCTTCTCTTATTGATGATAGTTCCCAGTTTTTATTTAGCCTATAACTTACTGAAAGAAAAACAGTTTAATGATAATGTTTCAAAATTTATTGAAAATGAATTTACGGCTAATGGTTATACCATTATCTTCAAAGAAATAAAATATAATACAAGTCCTAAAAAAATAGAGCTGGCTTTTTTATCAAAAAGGTTCAGTAATGAGGAAGAAAAGCAATTGAATCATCGTTTAAATCAGTATCAAATTTTCAATACTTCACTAATATTTAAACAAGGTACGCAGGACTTGAAAAAAGAAATATTAAACGAATTAGGTACTCAGAACAAAGCACTCAGCGAAAAGGACATTATTATTAACAATTTGCAGAATGAAATAAAAGAATTTAAGTTCGATGATACAGAAACCTACAAAGAGATAGGAATTCTTTTTCCTGAAGCTAAAAACGTATCAATTGGAAAATTTCTACTATTTCCTAATTCTGATAGTGCTAAGATTGAAACAGTAGTGCTATTTCATCATCAAGAGAAAGAAGAAATAGATACTTTAAAACTCAAAAAATGGTTAATTCAAAAATTAAGTACGAATAATATTAAATTGGTTGAACTTGATAAAAATTAG